From one Astatotilapia calliptera chromosome 10, fAstCal1.2, whole genome shotgun sequence genomic stretch:
- the LOC113031107 gene encoding histone H3.3, with amino-acid sequence MARTKQTARKSTGGKAPRKQLATKAARKSAPSTGGVKKPHRYRPGTVALREIRRYQKSTELLIRKLPFQRLVREIAQDFKTDLRFQSAAIGALQEASEAYLVGLFEDTNLCAIHAKRVTIMPKDIQLARRIRGERA; translated from the exons ATGGCTCGTACCAAGCAGACTGCTCGTAAGTCCACTGGAGGAAAGGCTCCTCGTAAGCAGCTGGCCACCAAGGCTGCCCGCAAGAGCGCCCCTTCCACAGGTGGTGTCAAAAAGCCCCATCGTTACAG GCCTGGTACGGTGGCTCTGAGAGAGATCCGTCGATACCAGAAGTCCACTGAGCTTCTGATCCGTAAGCTGCCCTTCCAGCGCCTGGTGAGGGAGATTGCTCAGGACTTCAAGACTGACCTACGTTTCCAGAGCGCTGCCATTGGAGCTCTGCAG GAGGCTAGTGAGGCGTACCTGGTGGGTCTGTTTGAGGACACTAACCTGTGTGCCATCCATGCCAAGCGTGTCACTATTATGCCCAAAGACATCCAGCTGGCACGCCGCATCCGTGGAGAGCGCGCTTAG